The following are encoded together in the Geobacter sulfurreducens PCA genome:
- a CDS encoding PilZ-like domain-containing protein, with the protein MSDELFNYYKYFDLDQRIEVRFPRAQNVSFREWGVVTLFDGDLLVLQLSRDSLPENVSARTGTILDLRLGKGGYGYCCRAIIVEEHGDARLTVRLIGEVIPDELREYYRIDAYIPLRYSVPRGLSDHEIRQRWRARRYPPPTTVEAQGASLTTPPQEPPREEELSQPPPLAANISGSGIRIRITEELSVDTLVDMELFLSQDKLRVVPVVCQVVHVAALRHKAGEPPLFSTALRFLCIDERDRDMVVGFVSAAQLEHLRIMRGGNVSVTELEYAEYSRHRRLRRIIVGIIVVTLIIVAVVVLIISRINGKKGEIEQTYEREIKKYRHIVPWR; encoded by the coding sequence ATGAGCGACGAACTATTCAACTACTATAAATACTTCGACCTCGACCAGCGGATCGAAGTACGTTTTCCTCGCGCCCAGAACGTCTCGTTCAGGGAATGGGGCGTCGTAACCCTTTTTGATGGGGACTTGCTGGTACTGCAGCTCTCCCGGGACAGCCTGCCCGAGAACGTAAGTGCCCGCACCGGCACCATCCTCGATCTCAGGCTCGGCAAGGGAGGCTACGGCTATTGCTGCCGCGCCATCATCGTCGAAGAGCACGGCGATGCCCGGCTGACCGTACGGCTAATCGGCGAAGTCATTCCCGACGAATTGCGGGAATACTATCGCATCGATGCCTATATTCCGCTCCGCTACTCCGTCCCCCGCGGTCTCTCCGACCATGAAATCCGACAGCGATGGCGGGCTCGCCGCTACCCCCCCCCAACAACGGTGGAAGCACAGGGCGCATCTCTCACTACCCCTCCCCAGGAACCGCCACGGGAGGAAGAATTGTCTCAACCGCCGCCCCTGGCGGCAAACATCAGCGGATCAGGCATCAGGATCAGGATCACCGAGGAACTCTCCGTGGATACGCTGGTGGATATGGAGTTGTTCCTCTCCCAGGACAAACTCCGCGTAGTGCCGGTCGTCTGCCAGGTGGTCCATGTGGCTGCGCTGCGGCACAAGGCGGGGGAGCCCCCCCTGTTCAGCACGGCGCTCCGCTTTCTCTGCATCGATGAACGGGACCGGGACATGGTGGTGGGATTCGTTTCGGCCGCCCAGCTGGAGCATCTGCGCATCATGCGCGGAGGGAACGTGAGCGTTACCGAACTGGAGTACGCCGAATACTCACGCCACAGACGCCTCCGCCGTATCATCGTGGGCATCATCGTCGTCACGCTCATCATCGTTGCCGTGGTTGTCCTGATCATCTCGCGCATCAACGGCAAAAAAGGCGAGATTGAGCAGACATACGAGCGGGAAATCAAAAAATACCGCCACATTGTCCCCTGGCGATAG
- a CDS encoding DUF1858 domain-containing protein produces MITKDMIIGDIIRKHPRTLTVFVKYGLDCNECQIADYEELEHGAGVHKVNIEQLLSELNEHIGSGTE; encoded by the coding sequence ATGATTACCAAAGACATGATCATTGGGGACATCATCAGGAAACATCCCCGGACGCTTACGGTGTTCGTCAAGTATGGACTCGACTGCAATGAATGCCAGATTGCAGACTACGAGGAACTGGAGCATGGAGCGGGGGTCCACAAGGTCAATATCGAGCAGCTGCTCAGCGAGTTGAACGAGCACATCGGCTCCGGCACGGAATGA
- a CDS encoding pyridoxal phosphate-dependent aminotransferase, whose amino-acid sequence MKLADRVNKIQPSPTLSIDAKAKALKAQGIDVVGFGAGEPDFDTPANIKEAGKKAIDAGFTKYMPVGGADDLKDAIIAKMKRDHGLEYTRDEISVACGAKHTLYNISQALIQEGDEVIIPGPYWVSYPDQIVLAGGTPVFIMTDESTGFKITAEQLEKAITPRTVYVILNSPCNPTGSTYTKDELKALAAVLLKHPHVYVVSDDIYEKLLYDGLEFCNIPMACPELKDRTIIVNGVSKAYSMTGWRIGYACGPKALMAAMTKMQSQSTSNATSIAQKASVEALNGPQEPVAEMVKEFEKRRTYIVDRLNAIPGVTCFKSTGAFYAFPNFSGVYGKTTPAGKKIENSSDFAAYLLEDAKVALVPGIAFGDDRYARLSYATSLETIKKGLDRIEEAIGNLK is encoded by the coding sequence ATGAAACTTGCAGACCGCGTCAACAAGATCCAGCCTTCCCCCACCCTGTCCATCGATGCCAAGGCAAAGGCACTGAAGGCTCAGGGCATCGACGTTGTCGGCTTCGGTGCCGGCGAGCCCGATTTCGACACCCCGGCCAACATCAAGGAAGCCGGCAAGAAAGCCATCGACGCAGGTTTCACCAAATACATGCCGGTGGGCGGCGCCGATGATCTGAAAGATGCCATCATCGCCAAAATGAAGCGCGATCACGGGCTGGAGTACACCCGCGACGAGATTTCCGTCGCCTGCGGCGCCAAGCACACCCTCTACAACATCTCCCAGGCCCTGATCCAGGAGGGAGACGAAGTCATCATCCCTGGTCCCTACTGGGTCTCCTACCCGGACCAGATCGTGCTGGCCGGCGGCACGCCGGTGTTCATCATGACCGACGAGTCCACCGGGTTCAAGATCACGGCCGAGCAGCTGGAAAAAGCCATCACCCCCCGGACCGTCTACGTGATCCTCAACTCCCCCTGCAACCCGACCGGCTCCACCTACACCAAGGATGAGCTGAAGGCGCTGGCCGCGGTGCTGCTCAAGCACCCCCACGTCTATGTGGTTTCCGACGACATCTACGAGAAGCTCCTCTATGACGGGCTCGAGTTCTGCAATATCCCCATGGCCTGCCCGGAGCTCAAGGACCGTACCATCATCGTAAACGGCGTCTCCAAAGCTTACTCCATGACCGGCTGGCGGATCGGCTACGCCTGCGGCCCCAAGGCGCTCATGGCCGCCATGACCAAGATGCAGTCCCAGTCCACCTCCAATGCCACCTCCATCGCCCAGAAGGCCTCCGTAGAGGCACTGAACGGACCCCAGGAGCCCGTGGCCGAGATGGTCAAGGAATTCGAAAAACGCCGCACCTACATCGTCGACCGGCTCAATGCCATTCCGGGGGTCACCTGCTTCAAGTCCACCGGTGCCTTCTATGCCTTCCCCAACTTCTCCGGCGTGTACGGCAAGACCACCCCGGCCGGCAAGAAGATTGAGAATTCTTCCGACTTTGCCGCTTATCTGCTTGAAGACGCCAAAGTGGCGTTGGTTCCCGGCATCGCATTCGGGGACGACCGCTACGCCCGCCTCTCCTACGCCACAAGCCTGGAGACCATCAAGAAGGGACTCGATCGGATCGAGGAAGCGATAGGCAATCTCAAGTAA
- the coaD gene encoding pantetheine-phosphate adenylyltransferase, producing the protein MPTKIAVYPGSFDPITYGHLDIIDRALRIFDQVIVAVARNSAKSALFTTDERVDMIQRVLADNVRARVDTFDGLLIDYVLSQKATVIIRGLRAISDFEYEFQIAQMNRSISQDVETLFMMTSVPYGYLSSSIVKEVSSLNGPIDGLVPPLVRQALRDKFAGPDR; encoded by the coding sequence ATGCCGACCAAGATTGCCGTCTACCCCGGCTCATTCGACCCGATCACCTACGGTCACCTGGACATCATCGACCGCGCACTCAGGATATTCGACCAAGTCATCGTTGCGGTGGCCCGCAACTCGGCCAAATCGGCCCTGTTCACCACCGACGAGCGGGTCGACATGATCCAGCGGGTGCTGGCCGACAACGTCAGGGCCAGGGTTGACACTTTCGACGGCCTTCTGATAGATTACGTCCTCTCCCAGAAGGCAACGGTCATTATCCGGGGCCTGCGGGCCATTTCCGACTTCGAGTACGAGTTCCAGATCGCCCAGATGAACCGAAGCATCTCCCAGGATGTGGAGACCCTCTTCATGATGACCTCGGTTCCCTACGGCTATCTTTCCTCCTCCATCGTGAAGGAGGTGAGCTCCCTGAACGGCCCCATCGACGGACTGGTGCCGCCGCTGGTCCGCCAGGCGCTCAGGGACAAATTCGCAGGACCAGATCGTTAG
- the rsmD gene encoding 16S rRNA (guanine(966)-N(2))-methyltransferase RsmD, which produces MRVVGGSARGRRLAAPRGNRVRPTADRIKEALFNILHSGMEGFEEVRVLDLFAGTGNLGIEALSRGCSEAVFVDSHRESVAVIRRNLDELGFGDRARIIARDALTAIDYLEREGASFRLVMLDPPYRLGLADKVLGRLAGSPLIAEETIIVVESAVDEVLPDLMEPLHLVDRRIYGDTALSFFRKRN; this is translated from the coding sequence GTGCGGGTCGTAGGCGGAAGCGCCCGGGGCCGTCGCCTGGCCGCACCCCGCGGCAACCGGGTACGCCCCACGGCCGACCGGATCAAGGAGGCTCTCTTCAACATTCTTCATTCAGGAATGGAGGGCTTCGAAGAGGTACGCGTTCTGGACCTGTTCGCCGGGACCGGGAACCTGGGAATTGAAGCATTGAGCCGCGGTTGCAGCGAAGCGGTGTTCGTGGACAGTCACCGGGAATCGGTGGCCGTGATCCGGCGCAACCTTGATGAACTCGGCTTCGGCGACCGGGCCCGCATCATCGCCAGGGATGCCCTGACCGCCATTGATTACCTTGAGCGGGAGGGAGCCTCCTTCCGGCTCGTGATGCTCGACCCGCCCTACCGGCTCGGCTTGGCTGACAAGGTCCTGGGGCGCCTGGCAGGGTCGCCCCTGATCGCAGAAGAGACGATCATCGTCGTCGAGTCCGCCGTGGACGAGGTACTACCCGACCTCATGGAACCGCTCCACTTGGTTGACCGGCGGATCTACGGCGATACCGCCCTCTCATTCTTCCGGAAAAGGAACTGA